In Nakamurella antarctica, the following are encoded in one genomic region:
- the nuoK gene encoding NADH-quinone oxidoreductase subunit NuoK, producing the protein MNPNYYLVLSALLFGIGAVGVLVRRNAIVVFMCIELMLNGVNLSFVTFSRINGDLDGVVMAFFVMVVAAAEVVVGLAIIMSIFRSRRSASIDDANLLKY; encoded by the coding sequence GTGAACCCGAACTACTATCTGGTGCTCTCAGCGCTGCTGTTCGGGATCGGCGCTGTCGGCGTCCTTGTCCGGCGCAACGCCATCGTCGTGTTTATGTGCATCGAGTTGATGTTGAACGGGGTCAACCTCTCGTTCGTCACCTTCTCGCGGATCAATGGCGACCTCGACGGGGTGGTGATGGCCTTCTTCGTGATGGTGGTCGCAGCCGCCGAGGTCGTGGTTGGCCTGGCCATCATCATGTCGATATTCCGCAGCCGCCGATCAGCGTCGATCGATGACGCCAACCTGTTGAAGTATTAG
- a CDS encoding NADH-quinone oxidoreductase subunit J yields MTTTGEQIAFWILGPLSLLGGVGMIFAKNAVHSALWLVMSMLCLGCMYLTQGAQFLGFVQIIVYTGAIMMLFLFVLMLTGRESGDSVIESLRGQRVAALLVGLGFVGLVVAGLVHAVSGIEAVGLEGATAERGEMGSIANTLFTTFLFPFELTSALLITAAVGAMVLAHVEKRPGEKRSQRQMVQARMRSGRMSPLPGPGVFATSSSNATPALLPDGSVAPESVSTLVDQHESQLVAMRHREAADLVAIDGVDHPVALVKELNTGGEKP; encoded by the coding sequence GTGACGACGACGGGCGAACAAATCGCCTTCTGGATCCTCGGCCCACTGTCCCTCTTGGGCGGGGTCGGAATGATTTTTGCGAAAAACGCGGTGCACTCGGCGCTCTGGCTGGTGATGAGCATGTTGTGCCTCGGGTGCATGTACCTGACCCAGGGCGCCCAGTTCCTGGGCTTCGTGCAAATCATCGTCTACACCGGTGCCATCATGATGCTGTTCCTCTTCGTACTGATGCTTACCGGACGCGAATCCGGCGACTCGGTGATCGAGAGCCTTCGCGGGCAACGAGTTGCTGCCCTGCTGGTGGGGCTTGGATTCGTCGGTCTCGTGGTCGCTGGTCTGGTCCACGCGGTGAGCGGGATCGAAGCGGTCGGTCTCGAGGGAGCCACCGCAGAGCGCGGTGAGATGGGTTCGATCGCCAACACGTTATTCACCACCTTCCTCTTCCCCTTCGAACTGACATCGGCGCTGCTGATTACGGCCGCCGTCGGCGCGATGGTGCTGGCCCATGTGGAAAAGCGCCCCGGCGAGAAGCGCAGCCAACGGCAAATGGTCCAGGCGCGCATGCGTTCGGGCCGGATGTCGCCGCTGCCTGGCCCCGGCGTCTTTGCCACCTCGTCCTCTAACGCCACCCCCGCACTGCTCCCCGACGGATCCGTGGCTCCTGAGTCGGTATCGACACTGGTCGATCAACATGAGAGCCAACTGGTGGCCATGCGTCATCGGGAAGCGGCGGATCTGGTTGCCATCGACGGGGTCGACCACCCCGTAGCCCTGGTCAAAGAACTGAACACGGGAGGTGAAAAGCCGTGA
- the nuoI gene encoding NADH-quinone oxidoreductase subunit NuoI: MSFLDPVKGFGVTFATMFKTVVTEDYPRNPVPTAERYHGRHQLNRHPDGLEKCVGCELCAWACPADAIYVEGGNNTEEERYSPGERYGANYQINYLRCIGCGLCIEACPTRSLTMTNEYELADDERQRLIYTKDMLLAPLLPGMEQPPHPMRLGEEDDYYVNGPELLRRRLPMEPVETTQAHA, encoded by the coding sequence ATGTCATTTCTTGATCCGGTCAAAGGTTTTGGCGTCACTTTCGCCACGATGTTCAAGACCGTCGTGACGGAGGATTATCCCCGAAACCCGGTACCCACCGCCGAGCGTTATCACGGCCGTCACCAACTCAACCGTCATCCGGATGGGCTGGAAAAGTGTGTGGGCTGCGAACTCTGCGCATGGGCCTGCCCGGCGGATGCCATCTACGTCGAGGGCGGCAACAATACAGAGGAGGAGCGCTACTCCCCGGGTGAGCGATACGGCGCGAATTATCAGATCAACTACTTGCGCTGCATCGGGTGCGGCCTCTGCATCGAAGCCTGCCCCACCCGCTCGCTCACCATGACCAATGAGTACGAACTCGCCGACGACGAACGTCAAAGGTTGATTTATACCAAGGACATGTTGTTGGCGCCCTTGCTGCCGGGTATGGAGCAGCCGCCGCACCCCATGCGGCTGGGCGAGGAAGACGACTACTACGTGAATGGCCCGGAACTCTTGCGCCGGCGCCTGCCGATGGAGCCGGTCGAAACCACCCAGGCACACGCGTGA
- the nuoH gene encoding NADH-quinone oxidoreductase subunit NuoH has product MQHLFAAAPAPGLGVDGSVAGLLAGDPLWLKAVKALLVFVLLLLMTLFAIWFERKVVGRMQHRPGPNWHGPWGLLQSLADAFKLIFKEGIMPTRVDKFVYIAAPCMIAIPAFLTFSLIPLGGPVRMFGHDTALQMTDLPVGALALLAFASIGVYGIALGGWSSGSTYPMLGGLRSAAQLISYEIAMGLSFVAVFLYAGTVSTSAIVYQQETGWYVWLLPVSFIVYSIAMVGETNRAPFDMAEAEGELVAGFNTEYSSMRFGLFFLGEYINMINVSAISTTLFLGGWQAPWPLSRWEAANTGYWTLLWFFTKVLLVMFFFVWLRGSLPRVRYDQFMALGWKVMVPISLVWIVLVGTARVLNNTTDMSTREVMLWMGIPILALMVIYLLWPAKKPGLDEFDMSGDPDWDSDVIEPSSVVIPATPGYPIPPLNLKVPPSPVRKADHNVIS; this is encoded by the coding sequence ATGCAGCACCTGTTCGCCGCCGCACCCGCACCCGGGTTGGGCGTAGACGGTTCGGTAGCGGGGCTGCTAGCGGGTGATCCGTTATGGCTGAAGGCTGTGAAAGCCCTCCTTGTTTTTGTGCTGTTGCTCCTTATGACGTTGTTCGCGATTTGGTTCGAGCGCAAGGTCGTGGGTCGCATGCAGCATCGGCCCGGCCCGAACTGGCACGGTCCGTGGGGCCTTCTGCAGTCGCTGGCGGATGCGTTCAAGTTGATTTTCAAAGAGGGTATTATGCCCACTCGGGTCGACAAGTTCGTCTATATCGCCGCCCCCTGCATGATTGCGATCCCCGCATTTTTGACCTTCTCGCTGATCCCTCTGGGTGGTCCGGTGCGAATGTTCGGTCACGACACAGCCCTGCAGATGACGGACCTGCCGGTGGGTGCGTTGGCGCTACTGGCTTTTGCCTCGATTGGGGTCTACGGAATCGCGCTCGGCGGGTGGTCCTCCGGTTCCACGTACCCGATGCTCGGCGGGCTTCGATCTGCGGCGCAGCTCATCTCGTACGAGATCGCGATGGGTCTCAGCTTCGTCGCAGTGTTCCTCTACGCGGGTACCGTGTCCACCTCGGCCATCGTCTACCAGCAGGAAACAGGCTGGTACGTCTGGCTTTTGCCGGTTTCCTTTATCGTCTACTCGATCGCAATGGTCGGTGAAACCAACCGGGCTCCATTCGATATGGCGGAAGCCGAAGGCGAGTTGGTAGCCGGGTTCAATACCGAATATTCGTCGATGCGGTTCGGGCTGTTCTTCCTCGGCGAGTACATCAACATGATCAACGTATCGGCGATCTCCACCACCCTGTTCCTCGGCGGATGGCAAGCGCCCTGGCCGCTTTCGCGCTGGGAAGCGGCGAATACCGGGTACTGGACACTGCTGTGGTTCTTCACCAAGGTGCTGCTCGTGATGTTCTTCTTCGTCTGGCTCCGCGGCTCGCTCCCTCGGGTGCGCTACGACCAGTTCATGGCACTCGGGTGGAAGGTGATGGTGCCGATCTCGCTGGTGTGGATCGTGCTGGTCGGCACTGCGCGGGTACTGAACAATACGACCGACATGAGCACCCGGGAGGTGATGCTGTGGATGGGAATCCCGATCCTCGCTCTCATGGTCATCTACCTGTTGTGGCCAGCTAAGAAACCGGGATTAGACGAGTTCGACATGTCTGGTGATCCGGACTGGGATTCTGACGTCATTGAACCCAGTAGCGTCGTCATCCCCGCGACACCCGGTTATCCGATCCCACCGTTGAACCTCAAAGTTCCTCCCAGCCCCGTCAGAAAGGCTGATCACAATGTCATTTCTTGA
- a CDS encoding NADH-quinone oxidoreductase subunit G produces the protein MSAPVPAPSVSAVSVPALSVPSANNANSASTIVDDKPAEPVAVPEGHVRLTIDGVEMIAPKGELLIRTAERMGTAIPRFCDHPLLEPVGACRQCLVEVEMGGRPMPKPQAACTQAVAEGMVVKTQLTSPVAEKAQRSNLEFLLLNHPLDCPVCDKGGECPLQNQTMANGSAESRMIDAKRTFTKPLAISTQILLDRERCVLCQRCTRFSDQIAGDNFIELLERGTAQQIGISADQPFQSYFSGNTIQICPVGALTSEAYRFRARPFDLLSTPGVCEHCASGCATRVDWRRGAVMRKMAALDLEVNEEWNCDKGRFAFTYVTQDDRLTRPLVRSKDGELVEASWTDAMAKAAAGLSAAVAGTGAGVLTGGRLTVSDAYAYSKFARLALRTNNIDFRTRVTTAEEEQFLGQHVVGVNPKNGGVTYEGLEKAKSVLLIGLEPEEESPILFLRLRKAWRHSQTAISSVAALTSRGLEKMGGVLIPAAPGQETAVVQGLAGEFDVVLVGERAAEVPGLLTAAGELARASNAKLAWVPRRAGDRGAVEAGAVPSLLPGGRPVSDDVARVEIETSWGASVPATEGLNTEQMLRAAAAGELDGLVIAGVSFEDLPDPSMAVDAVHRAKFVVCFEQRRTAVTELADVVFPVAASVEKAGAYLNWEGRLRPFDATITGKGTLDDARILDTLGVEMDVDLYTQTPKVTTAEMHRIGSYSRHTSTPEAAQNELARHPAAQNAPGHHSAGHRLATWQMMLDGGSMLDGETHLAGTARADVIRLSTATAAEMGATDGDLVQVWTSSGSVTLPLEITDMVDGAVWMPSRTGKIPLTVSLRARHGDVVNVAALVTGGTR, from the coding sequence ATGAGCGCCCCCGTGCCCGCTCCGTCTGTTTCAGCTGTGTCTGTACCTGCTCTGTCGGTGCCGTCGGCGAATAACGCCAACTCCGCCAGCACCATCGTCGACGACAAGCCAGCCGAACCGGTCGCGGTTCCCGAAGGCCACGTTCGCCTGACGATCGACGGCGTGGAGATGATCGCCCCGAAGGGCGAGCTATTGATTCGCACCGCGGAGCGGATGGGCACAGCAATCCCGCGGTTCTGCGACCACCCGCTGCTGGAACCGGTCGGAGCCTGCCGGCAGTGCCTGGTCGAGGTCGAAATGGGCGGACGGCCCATGCCGAAACCCCAGGCGGCATGCACCCAAGCAGTCGCGGAAGGCATGGTCGTCAAGACGCAGCTCACATCGCCGGTAGCGGAGAAGGCGCAGCGCTCCAACCTTGAGTTCCTGCTGCTCAACCACCCGCTCGACTGCCCCGTCTGCGATAAGGGCGGCGAGTGTCCATTGCAGAACCAGACCATGGCTAACGGCTCCGCCGAATCCCGGATGATCGACGCCAAGCGGACTTTCACCAAGCCGCTGGCCATCTCCACCCAGATCCTGCTGGACCGCGAGCGATGCGTGCTGTGCCAGCGCTGCACCCGGTTCTCGGATCAAATTGCCGGCGACAACTTCATCGAACTGCTGGAGCGCGGCACGGCCCAGCAGATCGGGATCAGCGCGGATCAGCCGTTCCAGTCGTACTTCTCGGGCAACACGATCCAAATTTGCCCCGTCGGGGCTTTGACGAGCGAGGCGTACCGGTTCCGGGCGCGGCCCTTTGATCTGCTCTCGACCCCGGGGGTCTGCGAACACTGCGCTTCCGGCTGCGCGACGCGGGTGGATTGGCGGCGGGGCGCAGTGATGCGCAAGATGGCCGCACTCGACCTAGAGGTCAACGAGGAGTGGAACTGCGACAAGGGCCGCTTCGCTTTCACCTATGTCACCCAAGATGACCGGCTCACTCGGCCGCTGGTCCGGAGCAAGGACGGCGAACTGGTCGAGGCTTCGTGGACGGACGCGATGGCGAAGGCCGCAGCGGGCCTGTCCGCAGCGGTGGCAGGTACCGGGGCAGGCGTATTGACTGGCGGCAGGTTGACGGTCTCCGACGCGTACGCCTATTCGAAGTTTGCCCGATTAGCACTACGCACCAACAACATTGATTTCCGCACTCGGGTCACCACCGCCGAGGAGGAGCAGTTCCTCGGCCAGCACGTGGTCGGCGTGAACCCGAAAAACGGGGGAGTGACGTACGAGGGCCTCGAGAAGGCGAAGTCGGTGCTGTTGATCGGGCTGGAGCCAGAAGAAGAATCCCCGATCCTGTTCCTGCGCCTGCGCAAAGCGTGGCGGCACAGCCAGACTGCCATCTCTTCGGTGGCCGCGCTGACCTCGCGTGGGCTCGAGAAAATGGGCGGTGTACTGATCCCGGCAGCGCCCGGACAAGAAACCGCAGTGGTCCAGGGACTCGCCGGCGAGTTCGACGTCGTCCTCGTCGGGGAGCGTGCCGCAGAGGTCCCCGGTTTGCTGACGGCAGCTGGCGAGTTGGCCCGGGCGTCGAATGCCAAGCTGGCGTGGGTACCGCGCCGCGCAGGCGACCGCGGCGCCGTCGAAGCCGGCGCGGTGCCGAGCTTACTGCCCGGCGGTCGTCCAGTTTCGGACGATGTGGCCCGAGTGGAGATCGAAACATCCTGGGGCGCATCGGTTCCCGCAACCGAGGGACTGAACACCGAGCAGATGTTGAGGGCCGCAGCTGCGGGCGAGTTGGACGGCCTCGTGATCGCGGGGGTTTCGTTCGAGGACCTTCCCGACCCGTCGATGGCGGTCGACGCTGTGCATCGGGCCAAGTTCGTGGTCTGTTTTGAACAGCGTCGCACCGCTGTGACCGAACTCGCTGACGTGGTGTTCCCCGTAGCGGCGTCGGTGGAAAAGGCCGGTGCCTACCTCAACTGGGAGGGCCGCCTGCGTCCGTTCGATGCCACCATCACGGGCAAGGGCACGCTCGACGACGCGCGAATCCTCGACACCCTGGGCGTCGAAATGGATGTCGACCTCTACACCCAGACCCCGAAGGTCACCACCGCGGAGATGCATCGGATCGGCAGCTATTCACGCCACACATCGACCCCTGAAGCAGCCCAGAACGAACTGGCCCGACACCCGGCAGCGCAGAACGCCCCTGGCCACCACTCAGCGGGCCACCGCCTCGCCACCTGGCAGATGATGCTGGACGGCGGCTCCATGTTGGACGGCGAAACGCACCTGGCGGGCACCGCACGCGCGGACGTCATCCGGCTTTCGACAGCCACCGCCGCCGAGATGGGCGCCACCGACGGAGATCTGGTGCAGGTCTGGACGTCGTCGGGCTCGGTGACATTGCCTCTCGAGATCACCGACATGGTGGATGGCGCCGTGTGGATGCCGTCGCGCACTGGCAAGATTCCGCTCACAGTGAGCTTGCGGGCCCGTCATGGGGACGTTGTGAACGTGGCCGCATTAGTTACTGGAGGCACCCGATGA
- the nuoF gene encoding NADH-quinone oxidoreductase subunit NuoF produces MREQIMTDPRQATTAPLTPVLTRRWSSPRSWSIDTYLQLDGYQALRTALAANPDQLIELMKASGLRGRGGAGFPTGLKWSFLPLNDGKPHYLVINADEGEPGTCKDIPLMMADPHSLIEGCIITSYAIRAKFCAIYVRGEALHALRRLTAAVNEAKAKGFLGKNILGTGYDLEIVIHAGAGAYICGEETALLDSLEGRRGQPRLKPPFPAVAGLYAAPTVVNNVETICSVPPIVLGGADWYRSMGPEKSPGPKIYSLSGHVTRPGQYEAPMGTTLRQLLEMAGGMKDGIPLKFFTPGGSSTPIFTPEQIDVPLDFDSVAAAGSMLGTTALMCFNETVSVPWAVWKWLEFYKHESCGKCTPCREGTGWLVSILRRVVSGQGVMADLDVLTDAASNIAGRSFCALGDAAATPVLSSFKYFRQDFEDLITGKTPPIIVAADLVGAH; encoded by the coding sequence ATGCGTGAGCAGATCATGACCGATCCGAGGCAGGCAACCACGGCGCCGCTGACTCCCGTGCTCACACGACGTTGGTCGTCCCCGCGCTCCTGGTCCATCGACACCTATCTCCAGCTCGACGGCTACCAAGCGCTGCGCACCGCGCTCGCGGCAAATCCGGACCAACTGATCGAGCTGATGAAGGCCTCGGGCCTGCGTGGCCGCGGGGGCGCCGGGTTCCCGACCGGGCTGAAGTGGTCCTTCCTGCCGCTCAACGATGGGAAACCGCATTACCTCGTCATCAACGCCGATGAGGGAGAACCGGGCACCTGCAAGGACATTCCGCTCATGATGGCCGACCCGCATTCGTTGATCGAGGGCTGCATCATCACCTCGTACGCGATCAGGGCGAAGTTTTGTGCAATCTACGTTCGTGGCGAGGCGCTGCACGCGCTGCGCCGACTGACAGCCGCGGTCAACGAAGCAAAAGCCAAAGGCTTCCTGGGCAAGAACATCCTGGGCACCGGCTACGACCTGGAAATTGTGATTCACGCCGGCGCCGGCGCCTACATCTGCGGCGAGGAAACCGCTTTGTTGGACTCGCTCGAAGGCCGCCGCGGCCAGCCGCGGCTCAAGCCGCCGTTCCCCGCGGTCGCCGGGCTCTATGCCGCCCCTACTGTCGTCAACAATGTCGAGACCATTTGCTCCGTCCCGCCGATCGTGCTCGGCGGCGCCGACTGGTATCGCTCGATGGGCCCCGAGAAGTCGCCCGGCCCAAAGATCTACTCATTGTCCGGCCACGTCACGCGCCCTGGCCAGTACGAGGCGCCCATGGGCACCACGCTTCGCCAACTGCTCGAAATGGCGGGCGGGATGAAGGACGGTATTCCGCTCAAGTTCTTCACCCCCGGCGGGTCGTCCACGCCCATCTTTACCCCTGAGCAGATCGACGTGCCGTTGGACTTCGACTCGGTTGCTGCTGCCGGTTCGATGCTCGGCACAACGGCGCTGATGTGCTTCAACGAAACCGTGTCGGTGCCGTGGGCGGTCTGGAAATGGCTTGAGTTCTACAAGCACGAATCGTGTGGCAAATGCACGCCGTGCCGCGAGGGGACCGGCTGGCTGGTGTCGATCCTGCGCCGCGTCGTCAGCGGTCAGGGCGTGATGGCCGATCTCGACGTGCTAACCGATGCGGCAAGCAACATCGCGGGCCGCTCCTTCTGCGCTTTGGGCGACGCCGCTGCCACCCCGGTGCTCAGCTCGTTCAAGTATTTCCGCCAGGACTTCGAGGACCTGATCACCGGTAAGACCCCGCCGATCATCGTGGCGGCCGACCTGGTTGGAGCCCACTGA
- a CDS encoding NAD(P)H-dependent oxidoreductase subunit E, which yields MNTRIGVPEFLDTGFVFDALTAERAVELIGRYPVARSALLPLLHLVQSVEGCVSVAGVQFCAHALKLETAEVAAVASFYTMYKRKPCGEHLVSVCTNTLCAALGGDAIYRTLSEHLGVGQNGTAGEAGTTGSITFESAECLAACDHAPVVTVNYEFYDHQSPDSALDLVQALQRGEKPDPTRGAPLTDFRTASLEIAGIFENLTAEVEGPSATDQTLRGSVLAHDNNWQAPAMAESVELPPVPEKK from the coding sequence ATGAACACCCGGATCGGGGTTCCCGAATTCCTCGACACAGGTTTCGTTTTCGACGCCCTGACCGCCGAGCGAGCGGTGGAACTAATAGGCCGTTACCCGGTGGCCCGGTCGGCGCTGCTGCCACTGCTGCACTTGGTGCAGTCGGTGGAGGGGTGCGTTTCCGTCGCGGGCGTTCAGTTCTGTGCGCACGCGTTGAAACTCGAGACAGCCGAAGTCGCAGCGGTAGCGAGTTTCTACACGATGTACAAGCGCAAGCCCTGCGGCGAGCACTTGGTCAGCGTGTGCACCAACACCCTCTGCGCGGCATTGGGCGGCGACGCTATCTACCGCACGCTGAGCGAGCATTTGGGCGTGGGGCAAAACGGTACCGCTGGGGAGGCGGGCACCACCGGCTCCATCACGTTTGAATCAGCCGAGTGCCTGGCGGCGTGCGATCATGCACCGGTGGTGACCGTCAACTACGAGTTCTACGATCATCAAAGTCCGGACAGCGCACTGGATCTGGTGCAGGCGCTGCAGCGCGGCGAGAAGCCGGACCCCACCCGGGGCGCGCCGTTGACGGACTTTCGAACGGCATCCCTGGAGATTGCTGGCATCTTTGAGAACTTAACTGCCGAGGTTGAGGGCCCGTCCGCGACGGACCAGACCCTGCGCGGCAGTGTTCTCGCGCACGACAACAACTGGCAGGCGCCAGCAATGGCCGAATCCGTCGAGCTCCCCCCGGTGCCCGAAAAGAAGTAG
- a CDS encoding NADH-quinone oxidoreductase subunit D → MTTHTGPTPASSYKTTEGRVFTVTGGDWDAMLSDIAGGDNPNDEERLIINMGPQHPSTHGVLRLVLEIEGESVVQARSVIGYLHTGIEKSCEYRNWTQGVTFVTRADYLSPSFNEAAYCMAIEKLLDIEVPQRAETIRVLLMELTRISSHLVTIATGGMELGALTGMTAGFREREEALHLMEFLTGLRMNMAFIRPGGVAQDLPAGSRERIQAFLDVMDKRMPEYDKLLSGQPIWKARMQGIGVLPLEGCMQLGITGPILRSAGLAWDIRKTEPYCGYETYDFEVPTSTDADCYARFLLRLEEIHQSLKIMKQAMERLDEPGPVMVADAKIAWPAQLSIGSDGMGNSLEHVRKIMGQSMESLIHHFKLVTEGFSVPAGQAYVAIENPRGEMGCHLVSAGGTRPWRVHLRDPGFVNLQAMPAMSEGGMIADLVAAVASIDPVMGGVDR, encoded by the coding sequence ATGACAACCCACACCGGACCCACCCCGGCTTCGAGTTACAAGACCACCGAGGGTCGCGTATTCACCGTCACCGGCGGCGACTGGGACGCCATGCTGTCCGACATCGCAGGCGGTGACAACCCCAATGACGAAGAACGCCTCATCATCAACATGGGTCCGCAGCACCCGTCGACCCATGGCGTGCTCCGGCTCGTGTTGGAGATCGAGGGCGAGTCGGTGGTGCAAGCCCGCAGCGTCATCGGTTATCTGCACACGGGTATCGAGAAATCATGCGAGTACCGCAACTGGACCCAGGGCGTGACTTTTGTGACCCGCGCCGACTACCTGTCGCCGTCCTTTAACGAGGCCGCCTACTGCATGGCGATCGAAAAGTTGTTGGACATCGAGGTTCCACAGCGCGCGGAGACGATCCGCGTGCTGCTGATGGAACTGACCCGTATCTCTTCGCACCTGGTCACCATCGCCACGGGCGGGATGGAACTCGGCGCACTGACGGGGATGACGGCCGGCTTCCGCGAGCGTGAAGAAGCTCTGCACCTGATGGAGTTCCTCACCGGCCTGCGGATGAACATGGCGTTCATCCGTCCCGGCGGCGTCGCGCAGGATCTGCCTGCCGGATCCCGCGAGCGAATTCAGGCGTTCCTTGACGTCATGGACAAACGGATGCCGGAGTACGACAAACTCCTGTCTGGGCAACCGATTTGGAAAGCCCGAATGCAGGGCATCGGCGTCCTGCCGTTGGAAGGCTGCATGCAGCTGGGGATCACCGGGCCGATTCTGCGCAGCGCGGGCTTGGCATGGGATATCCGCAAGACCGAACCGTACTGCGGCTACGAAACGTACGATTTCGAGGTTCCGACCTCCACCGACGCCGACTGCTACGCGCGATTCCTGTTGCGGCTAGAAGAGATTCACCAGTCGCTGAAGATCATGAAGCAGGCCATGGAGCGCCTTGACGAGCCGGGACCGGTGATGGTCGCGGATGCAAAGATCGCCTGGCCCGCGCAGCTGTCGATCGGTTCGGACGGGATGGGCAACTCGCTGGAACATGTCCGCAAGATTATGGGCCAGTCGATGGAGTCGCTGATTCACCACTTCAAACTGGTGACAGAAGGTTTCTCCGTTCCCGCGGGACAGGCCTACGTCGCGATCGAGAACCCGCGCGGTGAAATGGGTTGCCACCTGGTTTCGGCCGGCGGCACCAGACCGTGGCGAGTCCACCTGCGCGACCCCGGCTTCGTCAACCTGCAGGCTATGCCCGCCATGTCGGAGGGCGGGATGATCGCGGACCTGGTGGCCGCTGTCGCCTCCATCGACCCCGTGATGGGAGGAGTGGACCGATGA
- a CDS encoding NADH-quinone oxidoreductase subunit C: MTNPPSIQPVAKTATREAPTTGVERSGMFHSADSGDTSGFGGLVTAPYTPVPSDRPFGGYFDEVADALTAAMAERAIPSSAIYQTTVAHREITFYVAREHLRSLLWALRDDAALRFELASSISGVDYGEGVPQRLHSVYHLTSMTYRRRIRLEVAVDVSDPHIPSAVEIYPTADWHERETWDMFGIIYDGHPALTRILMPDDWEGFPQRKDYPLGGIPVEYKGATIPPPDQRRSYS, translated from the coding sequence ATGACGAATCCACCCTCCATCCAACCGGTGGCGAAAACAGCGACCCGGGAGGCCCCGACCACGGGTGTTGAGCGCTCTGGGATGTTCCACTCCGCAGACTCGGGGGATACCTCCGGCTTCGGCGGCCTGGTCACCGCGCCCTACACACCTGTCCCCAGCGACCGTCCTTTCGGCGGCTACTTCGACGAGGTGGCGGATGCGCTGACGGCTGCGATGGCAGAGCGCGCCATCCCGTCAAGTGCGATCTACCAGACGACCGTCGCGCACCGAGAGATCACCTTTTACGTTGCGCGCGAACATCTTCGCTCATTGCTGTGGGCCCTGCGCGACGACGCCGCGCTGCGCTTCGAACTGGCCTCCTCCATCTCCGGAGTGGACTATGGCGAGGGCGTGCCGCAACGACTGCATTCGGTGTACCACCTGACGTCGATGACGTACCGCCGCCGCATCCGGCTTGAGGTCGCTGTCGACGTCAGCGATCCGCACATCCCGTCGGCGGTCGAGATTTACCCCACCGCGGACTGGCACGAACGCGAAACCTGGGACATGTTCGGCATCATCTATGACGGCCACCCGGCTCTCACCCGGATCCTGATGCCGGACGACTGGGAAGGTTTCCCGCAGCGCAAGGATTATCCACTCGGCGGCATTCCCGTCGAGTACAAGGGCGCTACTATCCCGCCACCGGACCAGCGGAGGTCGTATTCATGA
- a CDS encoding NuoB/complex I 20 kDa subunit family protein produces the protein MGIEEKLPNGVLLTSVEKLVNWTRKASLFPATFGLACCAIEMMTTGAPRYDLGRFGMEVFRASPRQADLMIVAGRVSQKMAPVLRQIYDQMAEPKWVIAMGVCASSGGMFNNYAIVQGVDHIVPVDMYLPGCPPRPEMLIDAILKLHAKILDDPMGPKRAAEWEEQGRRTELIASSIKYGPESRKKAAK, from the coding sequence ATGGGAATCGAAGAGAAGCTTCCGAACGGTGTTTTGCTCACGAGCGTTGAGAAGTTGGTGAACTGGACCCGCAAGGCGTCCCTGTTCCCGGCGACGTTCGGCCTGGCGTGTTGCGCCATCGAAATGATGACGACGGGCGCGCCGCGCTATGACTTGGGCCGGTTCGGGATGGAAGTATTCCGGGCGTCCCCGCGGCAGGCGGATCTGATGATCGTGGCCGGCCGGGTGTCGCAGAAGATGGCGCCCGTGCTTCGCCAGATCTACGACCAGATGGCGGAACCGAAGTGGGTTATCGCGATGGGCGTGTGCGCGTCATCCGGCGGGATGTTTAACAACTACGCGATCGTGCAGGGCGTGGATCACATTGTGCCTGTTGACATGTACCTGCCGGGCTGTCCGCCGCGACCCGAGATGTTGATCGACGCCATTCTCAAGTTGCACGCGAAAATTCTCGACGACCCGATGGGGCCCAAGCGGGCCGCGGAGTGGGAAGAACAGGGCAGGCGCACCGAGCTGATCGCCTCGAGCATCAAGTACGGCCCAGAGTCTCGGAAAAAGGCCGCCAAATGA
- a CDS encoding NADH-quinone oxidoreductase subunit A: MLDAYLPILILLVLAAGFAITNATVVTDKIGPSRYNRAKLDAYECGIEPTPLPAGAAGRFPIKFYLTAMLFIIFDIEIVFLYPWAASAEQLGVLGLVEIGTFMATVFVAYAYVWRRGGLDWD; the protein is encoded by the coding sequence GTGTTAGATGCCTATCTGCCGATCTTGATATTGCTGGTTCTCGCCGCCGGATTCGCCATCACCAACGCGACGGTCGTGACTGACAAGATCGGTCCGAGTCGGTACAACCGGGCGAAGCTCGATGCCTACGAATGTGGAATCGAGCCCACCCCCCTTCCAGCTGGCGCTGCGGGACGTTTCCCGATCAAGTTCTATCTCACCGCCATGCTGTTCATCATTTTCGATATCGAAATTGTCTTCCTGTACCCGTGGGCCGCCTCGGCGGAACAACTCGGGGTACTTGGATTGGTGGAAATCGGTACCTTCATGGCCACCGTATTCGTCGCTTACGCCTATGTCTGGCGCCGCGGCGGACTGGACTGGGATTAG